From the Candidatus Krumholzibacteriota bacterium genome, one window contains:
- a CDS encoding histidine kinase: MIIDLTREQLILINLLLRIAVMAGMISFVFSFRFVGEMLVDPRAARSGRLRLGLLLGLVFVLGVVVRRISAQGAMDLSLEGSIIAGFLGGVWVGGGVGAAIGLACLLFGETAALPLYLGVGLLCGLVYSRLGRRGEIWSFSLNPFFVVSGFVEKLASRRLDHNVLPFVFALLLAYARYAALRIYRPRGLLYGYLPGYPVFVALDLLVTLYAVGIALRMANATRTELLLHEEEQQLSRARLQTLRSQINPHFLFNTLNSIAALIRTDAEKAREMTRRLSAIFRKALDDGSETHSLEEELRFIDDYLSIERVRFGQEKCRVESDVDEAALGRNVPTMILQPVVENAIKHGISRRAEGGAIRIRARADGDGVVVEIENDGPPAAGMDLRELMERGVGLRNVAERLRIYACESGRLEIAPRDGGGVVVRLRIPGIDERGESIGVEGDNCR; encoded by the coding sequence ATGATCATCGATCTGACGCGCGAACAGCTCATCCTCATCAACCTGCTTCTTCGCATCGCGGTGATGGCGGGGATGATCAGTTTCGTCTTCTCTTTCCGGTTCGTCGGCGAGATGCTGGTCGATCCGCGCGCAGCGAGGAGCGGGCGGCTCCGGCTCGGGCTGCTCCTCGGACTCGTGTTCGTCCTCGGCGTCGTCGTCCGCCGGATCTCGGCGCAGGGAGCGATGGATCTCTCCCTCGAGGGATCGATCATCGCGGGATTCCTCGGCGGCGTCTGGGTCGGCGGGGGGGTCGGCGCGGCGATCGGGCTCGCCTGCCTCCTCTTCGGCGAGACGGCGGCCTTGCCGCTCTACCTCGGGGTGGGTCTTCTCTGCGGCCTCGTCTACTCCCGCCTCGGCAGGCGCGGGGAGATCTGGAGCTTTTCCCTGAATCCCTTCTTCGTCGTCTCGGGATTCGTGGAGAAGCTCGCCTCCCGCCGGCTCGACCACAACGTCCTGCCATTCGTCTTCGCGCTCCTTCTCGCCTACGCGAGGTACGCGGCGCTGAGGATCTATCGCCCCAGGGGGCTCCTCTACGGCTACCTGCCGGGCTACCCCGTCTTCGTGGCCCTCGACCTCCTCGTGACCCTCTACGCCGTGGGGATCGCCCTCAGGATGGCGAACGCGACGCGGACCGAGCTTCTCCTCCACGAGGAGGAGCAGCAGCTGTCCCGCGCGAGGCTCCAGACGCTCCGCAGCCAGATCAATCCGCATTTCCTCTTCAACACGCTCAACTCGATCGCCGCGCTCATCCGCACCGATGCGGAGAAGGCGCGGGAGATGACCCGGCGCCTCTCGGCGATCTTCCGGAAGGCGCTCGACGACGGGTCCGAGACGCATTCGCTCGAGGAAGAGCTTCGTTTCATCGACGACTACCTCTCGATCGAACGGGTCCGGTTCGGCCAGGAGAAGTGCCGCGTCGAGTCCGACGTCGACGAGGCCGCCCTCGGCCGCAACGTGCCCACGATGATCCTCCAGCCGGTCGTCGAGAACGCGATCAAGCACGGGATCTCCAGGCGCGCCGAGGGGGGCGCCATACGGATCCGCGCGCGCGCGGACGGCGACGGCGTCGTCGTCGAGATCGAGAACGACGGTCCGCCCGCCGCGGGGATGGATCTCCGCGAGCTCATGGAACGGGGCGTCGGCCTCAGGAACGTGGCCGAGCGGCTCCGCATCTACGCCTGCGAATCGGGGCGGCTCGAGATCGCCCCGCGCGACGGGGGCGGGGTCGTCGTGCGTCTCCGGATACCCGGGATCGACGAGAGGGGTGAGAGCATTGGCGTTGAAGGCGATAATTGTCGATGA
- a CDS encoding TlpA family protein disulfide reductase, which yields MRDTATFIATAALAALLVASAGCGGSDESAGKAAERDAGEERQTEATFEPFIAPDVLLERLDGTTVQISEYRGKFVLLAFFTTWNKDTAKLMPIMADINRRFYKNVNVLCVALDRGKASAVRSYFTANPVDVPIFVGGEKIVGDFGGYRAVPTVYVLMRDGEVFERIDGLKLQRHYEEVLIKLISHRL from the coding sequence TTGCGTGACACGGCGACATTCATCGCGACGGCCGCGCTCGCGGCCCTCCTCGTGGCATCGGCCGGATGCGGCGGTTCCGACGAATCCGCCGGGAAGGCCGCGGAGCGGGACGCCGGAGAGGAGCGGCAGACGGAGGCGACCTTCGAGCCCTTCATCGCCCCCGACGTCCTCCTCGAACGGCTCGACGGCACCACCGTGCAGATCAGCGAATACCGCGGCAAGTTCGTGCTCCTCGCCTTCTTCACCACCTGGAACAAGGACACGGCGAAGCTGATGCCGATCATGGCGGACATCAACCGGCGATTCTACAAGAACGTGAACGTGCTGTGCGTCGCGCTCGACCGCGGGAAGGCGTCGGCCGTGCGCAGCTATTTCACCGCGAACCCGGTCGACGTCCCGATCTTCGTCGGGGGCGAGAAGATCGTCGGCGATTTCGGCGGGTACCGGGCCGTGCCGACCGTCTACGTGCTCATGCGGGACGGCGAGGTCTTCGAGCGGATCGATGGACTCAAGCTGCAGCGGCACTACGAGGAGGTCCTCATCAAGCTGATCTCCCACCGGCTGTAA
- a CDS encoding acyl-CoA dehydrogenase family protein, producing the protein MDFALTTEQGDIQEAVRRFARGEFTRELALKHEEEHSFPVELWRSACELGFIGLHFPEKFGGAGLGVLENCLVVEEFCRADSGLGTALALSDFASEIVMRHGTDEQKKRLLPAVAAGKMISAGAFTEPNHGSDITRMDTRAVRTGGDWVINGSKMFITNGETADFFLVLCQTDPDAKPAYRGMSLILVEKGAAGFSAEDIGVKMGIRMTSTAQLGFDDVTVPLGNLVGEEGKGFYHVLEFFDESRVEIAATALGIAQGAFDRALAYGVEREQFGKRLVDMPVIQHKIADMATEIETARLLTYKAAWNYDQGRIDPRLTSMAKYVAARTACMVADEAIQIMGGYGYTLEYEVERFYRDAKIAEIYEGTKEIQKNTIAAQIVKQL; encoded by the coding sequence ATGGATTTCGCGCTGACGACGGAACAGGGGGACATTCAGGAGGCCGTCAGGCGGTTCGCCAGGGGGGAGTTCACGAGGGAACTCGCGCTCAAACACGAGGAGGAGCATTCCTTTCCCGTCGAGCTCTGGCGATCGGCCTGCGAACTGGGATTCATCGGCCTGCACTTTCCCGAAAAATTCGGTGGCGCGGGGCTCGGCGTTCTCGAGAACTGCCTCGTCGTCGAGGAGTTCTGCCGGGCGGATTCCGGTCTCGGCACGGCCCTGGCCCTGTCCGATTTCGCCTCCGAGATCGTCATGCGCCACGGCACCGACGAGCAGAAGAAACGGCTGCTGCCCGCGGTCGCCGCGGGGAAGATGATCTCGGCCGGCGCCTTCACCGAGCCGAATCATGGCAGCGACATCACGCGCATGGACACGCGCGCCGTCAGGACGGGCGGCGACTGGGTGATCAACGGTTCGAAGATGTTCATCACCAACGGGGAAACGGCCGATTTCTTCCTCGTTCTCTGCCAGACCGATCCCGACGCGAAGCCAGCCTACCGGGGCATGTCGCTGATCCTCGTCGAGAAGGGAGCGGCGGGATTCTCCGCCGAGGACATCGGCGTCAAGATGGGCATCCGGATGACCTCGACGGCGCAGCTCGGTTTCGACGACGTCACCGTGCCGCTCGGGAACCTCGTCGGCGAGGAGGGGAAGGGGTTCTACCACGTCCTCGAATTCTTCGACGAGAGCCGCGTCGAGATCGCCGCGACGGCGCTCGGCATCGCGCAGGGCGCGTTCGACCGGGCGCTCGCCTACGGCGTCGAGCGGGAGCAGTTCGGCAAGAGGCTCGTCGACATGCCCGTCATCCAGCACAAGATCGCCGACATGGCGACGGAGATCGAGACGGCGCGGCTGTTGACGTACAAGGCGGCATGGAACTACGACCAGGGGCGGATCGATCCCCGGCTGACCTCGATGGCGAAGTACGTCGCGGCGCGCACCGCCTGCATGGTCGCCGACGAGGCGATCCAGATCATGGGGGGATACGGCTACACGCTCGAATACGAGGTGGAGCGGTTCTACCGCGACGCCAAGATCGCCGAGATCTACGAGGGAACCAAGGAAATCCAGAAGAACACGATCGCCGCCCAGATCGTCAAACAGTTGTGA
- a CDS encoding tetratricopeptide repeat protein, with protein MTRRVHPAVLLCICLISVLAVDSVAGTGRIEAERLFVEAQKALARGDVASAETLLMQSLERDDSFTSAIWQLSQIYEKRGQLEHARELLLRGLHQEPGASWARGKLAQLEKALTRDLLAEADALMGAGSYDKAIPKLSLFLGIRPFDPIPLIRLGRCHLALGNLETAREYVAQARERDPTDEDTAALLEEIGARIEEGSVAAAVAAAERILADYTPDHRDEARRALETVLERDPSNRWAAAKIEEIEDLVREAEPPRAVDLERIGQEGLERVRTLREPIAGIGVFVSRYLLILVIAAVGALLAIDIRKRTGRRSYPLEGSLAVIPLLDVVSMLNSNLKTGRLVVSTAESSGEIYLEKGEIVHARWRNTDGRDAFHTIMGRKRGTFRFLNHLPNVRHTIAEPLSLLLLSMKSNEGPAPVEPRPRRRVKLFS; from the coding sequence ATGACGCGACGCGTGCATCCAGCGGTACTGCTCTGTATCTGCCTAATCTCCGTTCTCGCAGTCGATTCCGTCGCCGGCACGGGACGGATCGAGGCGGAACGGCTCTTCGTCGAAGCGCAGAAGGCGCTCGCGAGAGGCGACGTTGCGTCCGCCGAGACGCTCCTTATGCAATCCCTCGAGCGGGACGACTCCTTCACCTCGGCGATCTGGCAGCTCTCGCAGATCTACGAGAAGCGAGGCCAGCTCGAGCACGCGCGCGAGCTGCTTTTGAGGGGTCTGCACCAGGAGCCCGGCGCGTCGTGGGCGCGCGGGAAGCTCGCCCAGCTCGAGAAGGCCCTGACCCGCGATCTCCTCGCCGAGGCCGACGCGCTCATGGGGGCGGGGTCCTACGACAAGGCGATCCCGAAGCTCTCCCTCTTCCTCGGGATCCGCCCCTTCGACCCGATCCCCCTGATCAGGCTCGGCAGGTGCCACCTGGCCCTGGGCAATCTCGAGACGGCCCGCGAGTACGTCGCGCAGGCCCGTGAACGCGATCCGACCGACGAGGACACGGCGGCGCTGCTCGAGGAGATCGGCGCCAGGATCGAGGAGGGCTCGGTCGCCGCGGCGGTCGCCGCCGCCGAGCGTATCCTCGCCGACTACACGCCCGACCACCGCGATGAGGCCCGGCGCGCGCTGGAGACCGTGCTCGAGCGCGATCCCTCGAACCGCTGGGCCGCGGCGAAGATCGAGGAGATCGAGGACCTCGTCCGAGAGGCGGAACCGCCACGGGCCGTCGATCTCGAGCGGATCGGCCAGGAGGGGCTCGAGCGCGTCAGGACGCTGCGCGAACCGATCGCCGGCATCGGGGTCTTCGTGTCGCGTTACCTGCTGATCCTCGTCATCGCGGCCGTCGGCGCGCTCCTCGCGATCGACATCCGCAAACGGACCGGGCGGCGTTCCTACCCGCTCGAGGGCAGTCTCGCCGTGATCCCCCTTCTCGACGTCGTCTCCATGCTCAACAGCAATCTCAAGACGGGACGGCTCGTCGTGTCGACCGCCGAGTCCTCCGGCGAGATCTATCTCGAGAAGGGGGAAATCGTCCACGCCCGCTGGCGGAACACCGACGGCCGGGACGCCTTCCACACGATCATGGGCAGGAAGCGGGGGACCTTCCGCTTCCTCAACCACCTGCCGAACGTGCGGCACACCATCGCCGAACCGCTCAGCCTGCTCCTGCTCTCGATGAAGTCAAACGAGGGGCCGGCTCCGGTGGAGCCGCGGCCACGCCGGCGGGTCAAGCTCTTCTCCTAG
- a CDS encoding response regulator: MAMHRTDDERLARPAVLIVDDDELMRRLLARRLEGHGFDAVCFDDPRLLLASLGDRPPAGIFTDLEMPGLDGIGVTASAREAGYAGFVALVTAETDTSRIGEAVAAGADCVLFKPVGGRELAVAAARIAARRPRDGRLDAVVSALRRVDQGAMLLDGNRGVIFANREARRILGADDPAGFAEAVARCCPSGLVRSSLEAKPAVTYSDILLPKDGTRLLVGLEAHRLASDGSIVHLVLLHDFSRWRRFDDVRTRFATSLSHRMRTPLTSARNAVRLLSDAERPVPVEQRERLLEIGWRNIERLVENLDELQKVFMIESEETEVARTLARLDALVKRHLAGLDEQGAIRGFRMRAPGVTALVGRGRLRDFLSAAAASLAKWAGEAPFVECSASIREDFHDAGGIDRRIKLVLRPRLRSRGSDGPSLGEFLSCDEAHRGLVLARLAAALDGDLDLGAGGAITLLLPLHPAFDREKDLVKPMHMMAERAELAGLPFRLVSLRLVGAIDDAVRFSRLVESSLCREIGDDCAVSRSDEPLGYSVFVAGEPVGGIDGLMRSVRKRFETACRRSGEEIYPTVRWEIRFSREANEHTECPRLDIPALETV, translated from the coding sequence ATGGCAATGCACCGGACCGATGACGAACGGCTCGCCCGACCGGCGGTCCTGATCGTCGACGATGACGAACTCATGCGACGGCTGCTCGCGCGGCGGCTCGAGGGGCACGGCTTCGACGCGGTGTGCTTCGACGACCCGCGCCTCCTGCTCGCCTCCCTCGGGGACCGCCCGCCCGCGGGGATCTTCACCGACCTCGAGATGCCCGGCCTCGACGGGATCGGCGTGACCGCCTCCGCGCGCGAGGCGGGGTACGCCGGGTTCGTCGCCCTCGTCACCGCGGAGACGGACACCTCGAGAATCGGCGAGGCGGTCGCCGCCGGCGCGGACTGCGTCCTCTTCAAGCCGGTCGGCGGGCGCGAGCTCGCCGTCGCCGCCGCGAGGATCGCCGCGAGGAGACCGCGCGACGGCCGCCTCGACGCGGTCGTGTCGGCGCTCAGGCGTGTCGACCAGGGCGCGATGCTCCTCGACGGGAATCGCGGCGTGATCTTCGCGAACCGGGAGGCGCGCCGGATACTCGGCGCCGACGATCCCGCCGGATTCGCGGAGGCGGTCGCCAGATGCTGCCCGAGCGGCCTCGTCCGCTCGAGCCTCGAGGCGAAGCCGGCCGTCACCTACAGCGACATCCTCCTGCCGAAGGACGGGACGCGTCTCCTTGTGGGTCTCGAGGCGCACCGCCTCGCCAGCGACGGCTCGATCGTGCACCTCGTGCTGCTGCACGATTTCTCCCGGTGGCGGCGCTTCGACGATGTCCGGACGCGGTTCGCCACGTCCCTTTCCCACCGGATGCGCACGCCGCTGACCTCGGCCCGCAACGCGGTCCGTCTGCTCAGCGACGCCGAGCGACCCGTGCCGGTGGAGCAGCGGGAGCGGCTCCTGGAGATCGGCTGGCGGAACATCGAGCGGCTCGTCGAGAACCTCGACGAGCTGCAGAAGGTCTTCATGATCGAGTCGGAGGAGACCGAGGTCGCGCGCACGCTCGCGCGGCTCGACGCCCTCGTGAAGCGCCATCTCGCCGGCCTCGACGAGCAGGGGGCGATCCGCGGATTCCGGATGCGCGCGCCGGGCGTGACGGCCCTCGTGGGCCGCGGGCGGCTGCGCGATTTCCTCTCCGCCGCCGCCGCGTCGCTGGCCAAGTGGGCGGGCGAGGCGCCCTTCGTGGAGTGCTCCGCCTCGATCCGCGAGGATTTCCACGATGCCGGCGGGATCGATCGCCGCATCAAGCTCGTTCTCCGGCCGCGGCTGCGAAGCCGCGGGAGCGACGGGCCGTCGCTCGGCGAGTTCCTCTCCTGCGACGAGGCGCATCGCGGTCTCGTCCTCGCGCGGCTCGCCGCGGCGCTCGACGGCGACCTCGACCTGGGCGCGGGAGGCGCGATCACCCTCCTGCTGCCCCTGCACCCGGCCTTCGACCGCGAGAAGGATCTCGTCAAGCCGATGCACATGATGGCCGAGCGCGCCGAACTGGCCGGGCTCCCGTTCCGCCTCGTCTCGCTGCGCCTCGTCGGCGCCATCGACGACGCCGTGCGCTTCTCGCGTCTCGTCGAGTCGAGCCTCTGCCGGGAGATCGGCGACGACTGCGCCGTCTCGCGGTCCGACGAGCCCCTCGGCTATTCGGTCTTCGTCGCCGGCGAGCCTGTCGGCGGAATCGACGGGCTCATGCGGAGCGTCAGGAAACGCTTCGAGACCGCCTGCCGACGCAGCGGCGAGGAGATCTATCCGACCGTCCGGTGGGAGATCCGCTTCAGCCGCGAGGCAAACGAGCACACCGAATGCCCCCGGCTCGACATCCCCGCGCTCGAGACCGTCTGA